The genomic window AAGAAGAAATGATTGCAGTTTTATCAAGTATGCAATCATCACAAGTAAAATAGGGTCTTGACCCTATTTTTTCTTGAAAAAAAATGGTCTTTAGACTATACTAGAACAATGAAAAGGGGTGTTATTATGACACATTATCGTGATACGTATGCAGTCATTCGTTTAGATTATCTGCAAGATAATGTTGAATTATTATATCAAAAGGTTCAAAAACCAATGATGGCGATTATTAAAGCCAATGCATATGGACATGGTTATCAAGAAGTGGCAACGATGCTCAAATCTCATCCACATATATCTATGTTTGGAGTTGCAACTTTAAAGGAAGCTATTGATTTAAGAAGAATTGGTGTTGAAAAAGATATTTTGGTTTTAGGTGCTATTCCTCTAGAAGATTTAGATGAAGTGATTGCTAATAATATTAGTTTAACATTGTATTCAAAAGATTATATGCTAGAAATGATTGAATCTTTTCATGGTTTACAACCAGTGAAAGTGCATCTTAAAATAGATACAGGAATGAATAGACTTGGGTTAAAGTCTAAGAGTGAATTTGAAGAAGTACTTCATACTTGTCAAAAATCTATTTTTCAAGTTGATGGAGTTTTTACACATTTTGCATCAGCAGATGATGAATTGCAAAATGATGCCTATGAAGAGCAATTAAAGAAGTTTTATGAAATTATAGGTGATCATTCATTTCAATATATTCATTGTCAAAATTCAGCTGCTATGATGTATCATAATGATGAAAAATCTAATATTGCTAGAATTGGAATTGCTATGTATGGAGTGGATCCAGCTGGCGAAGAGTCACAAGAATTAAAACAAGTTATGTCGCTTTATACAAAAGTAACAATGGTTAAAAAAGTGGCAAAAGGTGAACGTATTGGTTATGGATTGACTTATACTGCTGATCAAGATGAGTATATTGCGACAGTGCCAATTGGTTATGCTGATGGTTTTATTCGTGCCAATCAGGGACGTGAAGTTTATATAAATGGTCATTATTATCCAATTGTTGGAAGAATCTGTATGGATCAAATGATGATAAGAGTTGATGAAACAATCAAAGTCCATGATTTAATAGAAATTTTTGGTGAACATTTGAGTCTTTCAAGAATGGCGAAAGAACTGCATACCATTCCTTATGAAATTACATGTTTAGTAAGTGAACGTGTTGAAAGAGTTTATCAGAAATAAAATGAAAATTAATTTTTATGAACCTATTCATGGAGACTATCTTCAATATGTTGTGATGATATGTCACTATCAGGGAAAATGGGTTTTCTGTCAGCATCATACACGTCAGACACTTGAGTTGCCTGGTGGTCATCGTGAAGAGGGTGAAGATAACCTTACAGCAGCTAAACGTGAACTTTATGAAGAAACAGGAGCTATTCAATATCATATCAAACCATTATGTGAATATTCAGTTGTCGATGATAATCAGAAAGAGAGTTTTGGGATGTTATATGATGTTGAAATTCTTGAGTTAGAATCACAATTACATTATGAAATTGCAAAAGTTGTACTTATGGATGAATTACCAAAACACTGGACTTATCCTGATATTCAACCTTATTTAATCCAACATTATCAAATGATGAAAGAAAATGGCTAATGTCATTTCTTTTTTTGCATAAAAAAACCATCATTTAAAGATGATGGAATTCTATTTAAAATTCTCTTTTACAAAATCATAGAGAGAGTAATATTGCATTGCGCCTTCTTTTTTTGCTACCATTTTACCTTCTTTTATAATAAATGTCACAGGATAAGAAACTTCAGATTCAAATGTTTTTTTAACATAATCTTCTAATTTATCTACATCAGCTGTATTTAAATAGTAGAAAGGTGTAGATCTATTCTTTGTTGTATATTTTGTCATAATACTTTGATAACCTTGAACAGTCGTATTGCTAGCATCCCCTAATACAACAACAAAGTCCTCTTTACTTTCAATCATTTGTGTTAATTTATCCTGACTAATTGTCTTATAGTCTTTGAATGTCGCTTGACGATATATAAATAGTCCTAAAAAGATGACAAGTACTAATCCAAAGACACTAATTTCCTTAGCAAATTTTTTAATAAATTCCATGATTTATGCCTCCTAGTGTTCTTATTTTAACAAATTTACATACATATGACAACAAGAAGATTATGTGAGAATATCTAAATAAGTTTACTTTTCTTTTAGAGATGCTAAAATGAAAGTGGTGATGATAATGAATTTAGCAAAATTAAAAATAGAATATCATATGGATTTAGAATATCTGTTAGAAACAATAATTAAATCGCCTATGCCGATTGTTATTCTTTTTAAAGATCGGCAAAGTCGTATCTTATATGTTAATGATCAATTTTATCAAAAACATCCTGAATTTAAAAAGAATCCTGATTCAGTTTTAGGAAAGACTGATTTTGATTTATTTCCTTCCTCTTTAGAACATGCTTCTCAAGCATTTAAAGATGAACAAAATGTAATGGAAACAGGTCAAGCGATTAATATTTTTGAAGTAGAAGGATTAAATCAACAAGGATTTTTTAAAATTGCTCATACCAGAAAATATCCTGTTTATGATGATAATCGGGAATGTGTTGGTATTTTTGTTGTGACTGAAGATGTGAGTAATGATTTATCAGTATTACAAGAAAGTCAGGAAAAGAATGCACAATTGATGAAATTGAATAAAGAATTAACACAAGAGAATACAAAAGATAGTTTAAGTGGTTTATTTAATCGAAGATTTATTCGGGCACAGTTAAATTCATTGTATCAACAATATTTAGAAGAAAAAACACCGTTTTCTATTTTATTAATAGATTTAGATAATTTCAAACAGATTAATGATACTTATGGTCATACATTAGGTGATGAAGTCATTCATTATGTTGGTGAAATTTTATTGAATATTAAAAGACAATATTATCCTACAATTGATCCTTGTCGTTATGGGGGAGATGAATTTTTAGTGATTATTCCTATTTATCAAAAAGAAGGAGCATTAAAGATTGCAAAGGATATATTAGAGGCTTTTGAAAATCAAAAGCTACATTCAGGAGATTTTCATCAAAATATTCAAATGAGTATTGGTATTGCTACGATTGATAATGAAAGTATTCATCATTTATTAGAACGTTGTGATCAATGCTTATATCAGGCAAAGAAAGATGGAAAACATAAGATTTATGGATAAGTCGTGATTGAAACGACTTTTTCTTGTTTCAAATATGAGTTTCTTTTATAATATAAAGGGGTGATTTTGTGAATGAACATGAACAAACACGTTATCTTTTTGCTCAAAGTGCTAAAGATTTAATGAATAAACGTCCATTAGATAAAATAACAGTGACAGATATTGTGAAACATAGTGGGATGACAAGACAAACTTTTTATCGCTATTTTCAGGATAAATATGATCTGGTGAACTGGTATTTTGAAAAATTAGCGGATAAATCATTTCGTCAAATTGGAAATTCTTCTACTTTAAGAGAAGGTTTGATTAAGAAATTTACATTTCTATTTAATGATAAAGTCTTTTTTATGCAAGCTTTTCGTTCTAAAGATTATAATAATGTTGAAAACTATGATTATCAGTGTATCTTAGAATTTTATAAAAATATTATTCAAAAGAAAATTGGAGATATTCCTTCTGATATTATGTTCTTACTAGAAATGTATTGTCATGGTTCCATTACAATGACAGTTGATTGGGCTATTGGTGGGATGCAAGAATCACCAGAAGTGATAGCTGACTTATTAATTGAAGCTTTACCACCAAAATTAGAAAAACTTCTATCTGATTTACAATAATAGAAAAGGTCATTAATAAAGTTTTAATTCTTTATTAATGGCCTTTTTATCATTTCATTCACAGAATACAATATTCTACGAAACAGATTATAACATAGTTCAATGAATTTTCAACCGAATTTAACAAATTTTGCTTTCATTTAGACTTATTTGTCATAAAAATATCACATTTAATAAGATAAATATTAGAGATAATGAAATAATAGATTGTTCATTGTCTTTTTTTTCGCAGAATATTGTATTCTGCGAAAAGGTAATGGATGGAGGAGTTATATGTTTTGGTATGTTGCCAGATGTAAAGCTGGTAAAACAAAGAAACTTGTGAGTACATTAAATAAACAAGCAAACATGAACGCCTTTATACCTAAAAGTGAAAGATGGTTTGGTAGACAAGGAAAGACTATTGAATTTATCGTTAAAGAACTCTATCCCGATTATGTGTTTATCAAGAGTAGTCTGGATATGGAAAGCTTTGATAAAAGATTTAAAGAGTATTTTAAAACTATTAGTGGATTGATAGATTTACTTGAATATAAAGATACATATCCACTTACTAGTAATGAACAGGTTTTATTAGAAAAGTTATTAGATAATGCTGATACGATCAAACATACAAAAGGAATTGTTGTAGATCAGAAATTTGTTCCAACTGATGGTCCCTTAGTAGGTTTAGAAGATATGATTAAAAAAGTTGATAAACATCGAAGAATAGCAACATTAGATACTAGTATTTTGACTGGAAAACTAATGGTTGCAATAGAGATTGAATATTAATGAATTGGTATGTCTTATATGTATTAAGTAATAAAACAAATAAAATACTTTCTAATTTGAATCAAAGAGAAGAACTTACTGCCTTTATACCTAAAAGTGAAGTATTTCATAGGGAAGCAAAGACAAAGACGGTAAGAGATATGTTTAATAACTATATCTTTGTAAAGTCAGACATGAATCAAAGTGATTTTAATAATCTTTTGTTGTCTATGAAAGAAGAAAATGATGGACTTATTAAACAATTAGAGAATGCTGAAGTATCTGCTCTAAGAGAAAAAGAAATAGAATTCTTTAATACTGTATTAGATGATGAGTATGTTGCTAGAGTATCTGTTGGGTATCAAGAAAATGGTAAGACAGTTATTACGAGTGGACCATTACTTCATTATCAGGATCATATTATTAGAGTTATTAAGCATCATTGTATAGCACAACTAGATTTACCTTTCTTTGATAGAAAGATAGTTCTAGGTGTTGAAATTAAAAGCAAGAATTGAGTGTTACGTTGGTTAACTGGCTGACACTTGTATTTGGAACATAAAAGCTAGTTTATTTGGGGTAAGGGGGAACTGTATCTTCTAGCCCATAAATATGGCTTAAACAGGTGATGAACCTGTTTTTTTATGTTCAAAAGAGAGGTGGGAAATTTGTTAAAGATAATAGAAGAAATAAAATTAGCAACTATCAAATAACTACTTTATTAAAACTTTTAACAGTCAAATTATTATTAACTTAGAACCAAAAGATAATAACAAAGAACAAGATTGGTAAAAAGATTATAAGAAACAGTTTGAGAAAAGCTAAGTTTCTTTTAAAGATGGGGAGGTAATTTAATGGAAAAGAATTATAACTTGCAAGTACTTCGGGGGATTGCATGTATTTTTGTGTGTCTTAATCATTTTACTTTTTTTAATAAATACGGATTTGGTAGTGCAGGAGTAGAAGTTTTTTTGATTTTATCAGGATATTTAACAATATTTAATTATTATAAAAAAGGGGGAAATTTATCTGACCATTATCTAAAAAGAAAATTCATCACAATATTACCAATGTATTGGATTCTAACAGTATTAGTTTATATAGTTGGTTTAATAATACCCAGCATTTTTAATACTTTAGATTTTAGTTTTAAAAATCTGATATATTCACTTCTATTAATTCCTGGTAAAACTCCTTTCATTCCACCTGGATGGACTTTAACATATATTTTTTATTTTTATATAATTGTTTATCTATGCAATTCATGTTTTAAACAGATAAGGCTAGAAACAAAAATTACGATTTGGATAGTGTTAGCTATTATTGTTTCTTTCATCATACATAATGAGTTTGTGATTAGTTTGAATAGTCCAATTATGATTGAATTTGTCTATGGTTTTATCTTGTATAGAATTAAAGATTTAAAATTTACTTCAAATAATAAAATTATAACTTCATTCATATCTATTATGTTAGTTCTTATTTTTTTCTTTCCAGGATTACGTTTATTTTTTCAAAACACTATATTAGATTGTAGATTTATTATTCAGGCGTTAATTACTACAGTTTTAATAAAAGGATTTTTGGATGTTGACTTATCGGGATTAAAGTCGAGTCATTTAAAAATGATTGGAGATATTTCGTTCACTATTTATTTAGCGCATGTACTAATAATTAGACCGTTTGATAAAATTGCTCGAATATTCAAAATAGATACATCATTTGTAATGTTATTAATGATACCTATTTGCTTATTTTTTGTTGTGATAATATGCAAATATATTGATTTAATAAATAAAAAAATTTGTATTTATTTAAATAGAATAAATATGG from Candidatus Stoquefichus sp. SB1 includes these protein-coding regions:
- the alr gene encoding alanine racemase, coding for MTHYRDTYAVIRLDYLQDNVELLYQKVQKPMMAIIKANAYGHGYQEVATMLKSHPHISMFGVATLKEAIDLRRIGVEKDILVLGAIPLEDLDEVIANNISLTLYSKDYMLEMIESFHGLQPVKVHLKIDTGMNRLGLKSKSEFEEVLHTCQKSIFQVDGVFTHFASADDELQNDAYEEQLKKFYEIIGDHSFQYIHCQNSAAMMYHNDEKSNIARIGIAMYGVDPAGEESQELKQVMSLYTKVTMVKKVAKGERIGYGLTYTADQDEYIATVPIGYADGFIRANQGREVYINGHYYPIVGRICMDQMMIRVDETIKVHDLIEIFGEHLSLSRMAKELHTIPYEITCLVSERVERVYQK
- a CDS encoding transcription termination/antitermination NusG family protein, which codes for MNWYVLYVLSNKTNKILSNLNQREELTAFIPKSEVFHREAKTKTVRDMFNNYIFVKSDMNQSDFNNLLLSMKEENDGLIKQLENAEVSALREKEIEFFNTVLDDEYVARVSVGYQENGKTVITSGPLLHYQDHIIRVIKHHCIAQLDLPFFDRKIVLGVEIKSKN
- a CDS encoding sensor domain-containing diguanylate cyclase is translated as MNLAKLKIEYHMDLEYLLETIIKSPMPIVILFKDRQSRILYVNDQFYQKHPEFKKNPDSVLGKTDFDLFPSSLEHASQAFKDEQNVMETGQAINIFEVEGLNQQGFFKIAHTRKYPVYDDNRECVGIFVVTEDVSNDLSVLQESQEKNAQLMKLNKELTQENTKDSLSGLFNRRFIRAQLNSLYQQYLEEKTPFSILLIDLDNFKQINDTYGHTLGDEVIHYVGEILLNIKRQYYPTIDPCRYGGDEFLVIIPIYQKEGALKIAKDILEAFENQKLHSGDFHQNIQMSIGIATIDNESIHHLLERCDQCLYQAKKDGKHKIYG
- a CDS encoding NUDIX hydrolase, translated to MKINFYEPIHGDYLQYVVMICHYQGKWVFCQHHTRQTLELPGGHREEGEDNLTAAKRELYEETGAIQYHIKPLCEYSVVDDNQKESFGMLYDVEILELESQLHYEIAKVVLMDELPKHWTYPDIQPYLIQHYQMMKENG
- a CDS encoding transcription termination/antitermination NusG family protein, which produces MFWYVARCKAGKTKKLVSTLNKQANMNAFIPKSERWFGRQGKTIEFIVKELYPDYVFIKSSLDMESFDKRFKEYFKTISGLIDLLEYKDTYPLTSNEQVLLEKLLDNADTIKHTKGIVVDQKFVPTDGPLVGLEDMIKKVDKHRRIATLDTSILTGKLMVAIEIEY
- a CDS encoding TetR/AcrR family transcriptional regulator C-terminal domain-containing protein yields the protein MNEHEQTRYLFAQSAKDLMNKRPLDKITVTDIVKHSGMTRQTFYRYFQDKYDLVNWYFEKLADKSFRQIGNSSTLREGLIKKFTFLFNDKVFFMQAFRSKDYNNVENYDYQCILEFYKNIIQKKIGDIPSDIMFLLEMYCHGSITMTVDWAIGGMQESPEVIADLLIEALPPKLEKLLSDLQ
- a CDS encoding acyltransferase family protein, which codes for MEKNYNLQVLRGIACIFVCLNHFTFFNKYGFGSAGVEVFLILSGYLTIFNYYKKGGNLSDHYLKRKFITILPMYWILTVLVYIVGLIIPSIFNTLDFSFKNLIYSLLLIPGKTPFIPPGWTLTYIFYFYIIVYLCNSCFKQIRLETKITIWIVLAIIVSFIIHNEFVISLNSPIMIEFVYGFILYRIKDLKFTSNNKIITSFISIMLVLIFFFPGLRLFFQNTILDCRFIIQALITTVLIKGFLDVDLSGLKSSHLKMIGDISFTIYLAHVLIIRPFDKIARIFKIDTSFVMLLMIPICLFFVVIICKYIDLINKKICIYLNRINMVG